Below is a genomic region from Isosphaeraceae bacterium EP7.
CTTCAATCCGATCATGAACTTTAATGAGCGCAATCCCCGACTGGGTCAATTTTGCCGTGGTTCAACGGCATCCGGAAACGGGATGACCCCAATTCCGATCGACCCAACACACGAGTTCGAAAGGCGTCGAGCCAGGTGAGCGACTGACCCCGGGTCTCAACGACCCGGCGGCACGGTCCCCACTTTGCCCGTCCAGGGGGCCAGGAACAGTGGGGCGGACCAGGACCAGACTGACTCGGGATGCTCGTCGATCTGCACCGCGATGTTCCAGCGGCAGGCTTGCAGGTAGACGCCGGGAACTTGCATCAGGAGGCCGGACGATACCATCCAGCAGTCCATCCTCGACCGCCACACCGGGGAGGCCCCCCGCGCCGTCCTCGTCAGGCTCAGGTCGCACCTGGGCCACTGGTCGACCTTCGCCCTGGCCGCGCACCGGGTGGCCGACTCGATCGCCGCCGCGCGGCGACGAGCCGCCCTCGCCGACGGCGAGCCCGGCGAGACCTTCCAGGCGGCCCGGGTCCTCTCCATGGCATTCGCCCAGGCGAATCAGACCTCGAGATACGAGGCCGAAGCCCTCGACGAAGAGGCCGTCGCCCTCCTCCGAAACGCCGTCGTCGCGGGCCTCGCCGTCGGAGCCCCCTTCAGCGACCCCGCCTTCGACGCCATCCGCAACCGCGACGACTTCCGCAGGCTGGCCGACCTGAAGGCCGAGTAACCACCCAGGATCATCCCAGAATAAGCCCCGGCCAACTCCCGTCTTTGGTGGCCGCGATCGAAACCGATCCGCCCCGCCAATACCACCGCCCGCGCGTGGACTGGCCCTCGATAAGCGGGCGACGATCGAGCCCCTGAGGAGCCTGACCGACGCGTCGCAGAAGCCAAGGTTGCAGCCTCCCGGCTGGCGACTCCAGGTGCGGCTCGATCCGCAGCATCGCCCGTGACGCCTCACCGTGATATCCCCGGTCGGCGTAGGCGACGTTGCGCAACGCCTCGGAACCGCCCGGTTCCTCCCACAGACGACTCCCAGGGACAACGGCTTCATCGAGAGCTTCTACGCCAATCTCTTGGATGAGTTCCTGGGTCGCGTGGACTTCGACACCTTGTTGGAGGCGAAGGTGCTGATCGAGCGACGGACGCTGGGATCCTACCGGCTCCGGAACCTCCATAGCCTGAGCGATCGTGTCCTGGATCCCGAGGTCGAATGGCTCCTGGTCGCGGGAGCCGCCAGGGCGTACGCGGCACGATCGCGATGATCGAGGCTGAAATCTTCCAAAGGGGGCGGACCATGCCAGGTGATGGGACGTCCGATCAAGCGGAGCCGGGACGACACGGGTGCCGCCCGGACCACGAATTAATGAGTCTTCATAATAGATTATTCATGCATGATCAAGAAAAGGTCGCCTCAGGCGGGACGCCCGGCTAGCCGGCGGCGGGCAAGGGAGCCGAAGGTGACGACGACGCCGAGTCCCATCAGGACCACACTGGCCGGCTCGGGCACGGCCGCGGCTCCGGAGACGAAAACGGCGCCGATCTGGGTGTTCGTCCCGCCCGGTGCCGCGGGGAAGGCGTTCTGCGAAGCATACTCGCCCGAACGGGTCGTGTAGGCCCCATTCAGCGTGATGGTCGCGAAGAAAGTTGCGTCAGCAAAAAGGGTCTGGCCGTTGTAGGTGAAGGAAATGTTCGCGATCGATGCGCTGTCGACTGGATTGATCGAGCCGCTCGAGGGGACGGGCGTGAAGCCGAGGTTCTGCACCGTGACGCTGAAGTCGGAGGACACCATGACGACGCTGCTCGGATCGGTGACCCCCGCGCCGAAGTCGTACAGGGTCAGGACGTCCCCGTCGGTGAGCTGCTCGGACCCGCCATTGCTCGAGAAAATCAGGCTGTAGGTGAAGACTGAGGCTGCGCCGCCGGGGGCCGGGCTGTCCAGGATTGGCACGAAGCCGGCGTGGGCGGCCGGAGCGGCGGTCCCGAAGGCGACCGCGGCCACCCCCAAGGCGAACTTTTGAAGAAGACGCCAATTCATGTTGATCATCAGGGTTCCTGTATATTTGCACTCGGGCGACGAGAGCATGCGGTGTCCCGGTGGACCTCGGTCGGGCTGTATGCTACGCCTTTCCGCGAATCGAAACCAACGAATTGAACAAACCCTGTTGCCGAAATAAGACATGCGATTCTCAGAAGCCGGCGACTCTGTCCTTGCCGCCGCTGTCGCCGACGATGCGCAGGCAGTACTGATCGAGGGGGAGGAGCGGCGAGTCTTTCGATGATTGGGCGACATGCGGTCGACATCGTGGGCAAGACGACTCGCACCCAGAGCTTAAGAATGAAGTTAATCGCATTCGACTGCTCGAATATCACGCGATCGACCGAGTTGGCATCGGTTAATTCGAGGACGTCGCGTCGATTACTTTAAAAAATAGTTATAATTAGAATAACTTGTATTGAGCCATTCGCGTCTGTTGTGACGAACGCGATCGTGCTGACCTGCCCCGGGAGCATGCTTCGATCGATACCGGGCAGCAATCGAGGCTGCGAACGAGCTTGTATGGGGCCAAGCCGGGTGAGCAAGGGACCCAGGGCTCAACCACCAGGCGGAACGGCTCCCGCCTTGCCCGTCCAGGGGGCCAGGAACGGGGGATCGGACCAGGACCAGACGGAGTCGGGATGCTCGTCGATGTGCACAGCGATGTTCCAGCGGCAGGCATGTAGGTAGACGCCGGGGACTTGCATCACGATGC
It encodes:
- a CDS encoding PEP-CTERM sorting domain-containing protein — its product is MNWRLLQKFALGVAAVAFGTAAPAAHAGFVPILDSPAPGGAASVFTYSLIFSSNGGSEQLTDGDVLTLYDFGAGVTDPSSVVMVSSDFSVTVQNLGFTPVPSSGSINPVDSASIANISFTYNGQTLFADATFFATITLNGAYTTRSGEYASQNAFPAAPGGTNTQIGAVFVSGAAAVPEPASVVLMGLGVVVTFGSLARRRLAGRPA